A window of the Henckelia pumila isolate YLH828 chromosome 3, ASM3356847v2, whole genome shotgun sequence genome harbors these coding sequences:
- the LOC140887636 gene encoding polyadenylate-binding protein 7, producing MAVAPVSLYVGDLHPDVTEGVLFDAFSEFKSLASVRVCRDSSTGRSLCYGYVNFIAPQDANRAVEVKNHSTLNGKVVRVMWSHRDPDARRSGIGNVFVKNLSESIDSLNLKEMFQKFGNVLSCKVVTSDDGKSKGYGFVQMESENAATAAIESLNDSMIGGKQMYVAKFVKKADRVIPSHETKYTNLYIKNLDTDVSEDVIKDKFSEYGKIVSFVISKDESGASKGFGFANFENPDDAKRAVEALNGSQLGLKVIYVARAQKKSERAEMLRRQFEEKRKEKIQKYQASNVYVKNIDDGVSDDELREYFSRCGTITSAKLMRDDKGMSKGFGFVCFSTPEEANKAVISFHGFMLRRKPLYVALAQRKEERQAQLQLQYAQRMAGFTGPSAVIHGGYAPFYYPAPGVVSQISAGSGLMYQPMGIRPGWRPNTRANPSRPVVPPSTVPMVPNNPRYLRQNRGRMNGHTMPQVGGHTFASHYVTSPKDSSNQQRTTNGISHEVNKAPPVQPLLIATGPDVVGSDMLSSLLAAAPPEQQKQMLGERLYPLIVQLKPTSAAKITGMLLEMDNSEILLLLESPESLAAKVEEAVEVLKLSKTKLPNQDAMHPNYFAAEVAVS from the exons ATGGCGGTCGCACCGGTTTCTCTCTACGTCGGGGATTTGCATCCAGATGTGACGGAAGGGGTTCTTTTCGATGCCTTCTCGGAGTTCAAGAGCCTCGCATCGGTTCGTGTCTGCAGGGACTCCTCCACTGGTCGCTCCCTCTGTTATGGTTACGTCAACTTCATCGCTCCTCAAGATG CCAATCGTGCTGTTGAGGTGAAAAATCACTCCACATTGAATGGGAAGGTGGTAAGAGTCATGTGGTCACATCGTGATCCAGATGCAAGAAGAAGTGGGATTGGAAATGTCTTTGTCAAG AATTTGAGTGAATCAATAGACAGCTTGAACCTTAAAGAAATGTTTCAGAAGTTTGGTAATGTGTTGTCCTGTAAAGTTGTAACATCTGATGATGGAAAGAGCAAAGGATATGGATTTGTTCAGATGGAATCTGAAAATGCTGCAACTGCCGCCATTGAGTCACTCAATGACTCCATGATTGGTGGCAAACAGAT GTATGTAGCTAAATTTGTTAAGAAGGCTGACCGAGTTATCCCTAGTCATGAAACCAAGTATACAAATCTGTACATCAAGAATTTGGATACAGATGTCTCAGAAGATGTCATCAAGGACAAGTTCTCTGAATATGGAAAAATTGTAAGCTTTGTTATTTCAAAAGATGAGAGTGGGGCATCGAAAGGCTTTGGATTCGCCAACTTTGAGAATCCGGATGATGCTAAACGTGCAGTGGAAGCTTTAAACGGATCACAACTTG GATTGAAAGTGATATACGTTGCTCGGGCACAAAAAAAGTCAGAACGCGCAGAAATGTTacgccgtcagtttgaggagaAACGTAAGGAGAAAATCCAGAAATACCAG GCTTCCAATGTGTATGTCAAGAATATTGATGATGGCGTCAGTGATGATGAGCTGAGGGAATATTTTAGTCGATGCGGTACAATTACTTCAGCGAAGCTTATGCGAGATGATAAGGGGATGAGCAAGGGATTTGGATTTGTTTGCTTCTCCACACCAGAGGAGGCTAATAAAGCTGTGATCTCGTTTCATG GATTTATGTTGCGTCGCAAGCCATTATATGTTGCACTTGCTCAGAGAAAAGAGGAAAGACAAGCACAGTTACAGCTACAATATGCCCAACGAATGGCAGGGTTTACAGGACCATCTGCAGTTATTCATGGTGGATATGCTCCATTCTATTATCCAGCTCCTGGTGTTGTCTCACAAATTTCAGCAGGTTCTGGTCTGATGTATCAGCCTATGGGTATTAGGCCAGGGTGGAGACCCAACACTCGGGCAAATCCTTCTAGACCTGTTGTTCCACCATCTACAGTTCCCATG GTTCCTAATAATCCAAGATATCTCAGACAGAACAGAGGGAGAATGAACGGGCATACTATGCCACAAGTTGGTGGTCATACATTTGCATCTCATTATGTGACTTCACCCAAAGATTCAAGCAATCAGCAG CGCACTACAAATGGAATTTCACATGAGGTGAACAAGGCACCTCCTGTTCAGCCTCTTCTAATTGCTACTGGACCAGATGTGGTGGGGTCAGATATGCTAAGCAGTTTGCTAGCTGCGGCTCCTCCAGAACAGCAGAAGCAGATGCTTGGAGAACGCCTTTATCCACTTATTGTTCAGCTCAAG CCTACTTCAGCTGCAAAAATAACTGGAATGCTTTTGGAGATGGACAACTCAGAAATACTACTTTTATTGGAATCACCGGAATCGTTGGCGGCTAAGGTGGAAGAGGCAGTCGAGGTGCTTAAACTCTCAAAGACCAAATTGCCAAATCAAGATGCAATGCACCCAAACTACTTTGCTGCTGAAGTTGCTGTAAGCTGA
- the LOC140887637 gene encoding peptidyl-prolyl cis-trans isomerase FKBP16-4, chloroplastic isoform X1, which yields MKDKLWPILIMLSLLSFYAINCRPNRHLPSPTVTADSKLKHGALTPPPSAQARRLLPPLFVSRKGPSRSNASFLKCRCLLSSAPENVALQSEGRRALMGCLLAAAVGVSMCETAGAASTSRRALRGAKIPESDFTSLPNGLKYYDLKIGGGLKAVKGSRVAVHYVAKWKGITFMTSRQGLGVGGGTPYGFDVGQSERGAVLKGLDLGVEGMRVGGQRLLIVPPELAYGSKGVQEIPPNATIELDVELLAIKQSSFGSPVKIVEG from the exons ATGAAAGATAAATTGTGGCCAATATTGATTATGTTATCCCTTCTCTCATTCTATGCAATCAACTGTCGGCCTAACCGTCATCTTCCCTCTCCAACGGTCACTGCTGACAGCAAATTGAAACATGGAGCTCTCACTCCTCCACCATCCGCTCAAGCCCGCCGCCTTCTTCCACCACTCTTTGTCAGCC GAAAAGGGCCCTCTCGCAGTAATGCATCATTCTTGAAATGCCGCTGCTTGCTTTCATCTGCGCCTGAAAATGTTGCTTTGCAGAGCGAGGGAAGGAGGGCTTTGATGGGCTGTCTCCTTGCAGCAG CTGTTGGAGTTTCTATGTGTGAAACAGCTGGTGCTGCGAGCACGAGCAGAAGGGCT CTGAGAGGAGCCAAAATCCCTGAAAGCGACTTTACCAGCCTCCCAAATGGTCTAAA GTACTATGACTTGAAGATTGGCGGAGGACTTAAAGCTGTGAAGGGCTCTCGGGTTGCA GTTCACTACGTAGCCAAGTGGAAAGGCATCACGTTTATGACGAGTAGACAAGGTCTCGGCGTTGGTGGTGGAACG CCTTATGGATTCGATGTTGGCCAATCTGAGAGGGGGGCAGTTCTGAAAGGATTAGATTTAGGAGTGGAAGGCATGCGTGTGGGAGGCCAG CGTTTGTTGATAGTACCTCCTGAGCTAGCTTATGGGAGCAAAGGGGTACAAGAAATCCCCCCCAATGCAACAATTGAG CTTGATGTTGAACTATTAGCCATAAAGCAAAGTTCATTTGG GTCTCCGGTTAAAATTGTTGAAGGATAG
- the LOC140887637 gene encoding peptidyl-prolyl cis-trans isomerase FKBP16-4, chloroplastic isoform X2 — MELSLLHHPLKPAAFFHHSLSAAGKGPSRSNASFLKCRCLLSSAPENVALQSEGRRALMGCLLAAAVGVSMCETAGAASTSRRALRGAKIPESDFTSLPNGLKYYDLKIGGGLKAVKGSRVAVHYVAKWKGITFMTSRQGLGVGGGTPYGFDVGQSERGAVLKGLDLGVEGMRVGGQRLLIVPPELAYGSKGVQEIPPNATIELDVELLAIKQSSFGSPVKIVEG, encoded by the exons ATGGAGCTCTCACTCCTCCACCATCCGCTCAAGCCCGCCGCCTTCTTCCACCACTCTTTGTCAGCCGCAG GAAAAGGGCCCTCTCGCAGTAATGCATCATTCTTGAAATGCCGCTGCTTGCTTTCATCTGCGCCTGAAAATGTTGCTTTGCAGAGCGAGGGAAGGAGGGCTTTGATGGGCTGTCTCCTTGCAGCAG CTGTTGGAGTTTCTATGTGTGAAACAGCTGGTGCTGCGAGCACGAGCAGAAGGGCT CTGAGAGGAGCCAAAATCCCTGAAAGCGACTTTACCAGCCTCCCAAATGGTCTAAA GTACTATGACTTGAAGATTGGCGGAGGACTTAAAGCTGTGAAGGGCTCTCGGGTTGCA GTTCACTACGTAGCCAAGTGGAAAGGCATCACGTTTATGACGAGTAGACAAGGTCTCGGCGTTGGTGGTGGAACG CCTTATGGATTCGATGTTGGCCAATCTGAGAGGGGGGCAGTTCTGAAAGGATTAGATTTAGGAGTGGAAGGCATGCGTGTGGGAGGCCAG CGTTTGTTGATAGTACCTCCTGAGCTAGCTTATGGGAGCAAAGGGGTACAAGAAATCCCCCCCAATGCAACAATTGAG CTTGATGTTGAACTATTAGCCATAAAGCAAAGTTCATTTGG GTCTCCGGTTAAAATTGTTGAAGGATAG